TTCAATGCGAACTGCTTCCTCGCGGTTTTGGCGAATACGCTCGGCTTGCTCTAAGGCTTTCTGTTGAATGCGCAACTTATCTTTACGCTCTTCGTTGTAGCGAATGGCCAGCACTGCCGCCATGATAATGACTTCAAAGGTTAACCCGAAGGTAACAGGTGTTTGCAGCTTCCAGTTTAGATCGAGAATACCAAAGTACAATAAGCCGCTAACCATACCGCCCGTTAGCAAACCTAAGCGAGCAATAAAGTACAAGGTGGCATTGCGAATACCGCTAAGTGATTGCACGAGTGCCACTCCCGCCATCCAACTCAGGGTCACCATGATGGTGATAAATACGATATACAAACTCACGCTATAGTCGATAAGTGGCAGTAATAGGCTAAGCGCTAGTGAGCTGACGGCCAGAATGCGACAGGTACGTAGCATATTGATATTACGGTATTTAAGCTGCAGGACCTTTTCGGTGAACATTAATGAAAATGCCAGAATAATTGGCAATATAATGATTAACACGTGTTGTTGCAGCTTAGGTGACTCAGGCCAAATAAATTGAAAACCAACCCCGTGCAAAGTGATGATCATCAATGAGATACCTAGCACATACCCACAGTAGTAACTGTAGCTATATGAGCCTGATGCCAGTGCGATAAACAAACTGAAAACAGCGATAGCGAGCAACATACCTATTTGAATGCCATGGAGTAAGTTGCTGCTTTCCATGGTTTCAGTTAGATCATTTGGCGACCACAGGGTCATCGGCAAGTTCATATTGCCTTTGGTGTCGATACGTAGGTAAAAGGTGTGGGTTTGCTGCGGCTCAATGTCAAAAGGATAAAGGAAGATGTTGCTGTGCAGCGGCCTTTGATTGAAAGGCAAGGTATCACCCATGCGTTCAAAGTTAGTGATTTTGCCATCAATGAAATGATACAGCTTAATACTATCAAGCAGTGGGTTATCTAGGGCAATAATTCGGGATAACATCTCATCATCTGGATTGTATATGCTCATGGCGACCCAGATGTTTTTCACCCCAATCCTGTGGTTGGCATCTTGTTTTAGCGCCTGCCATTGGCTAATGGGTTCCGATAAAATGGAGGGTAGTTTACTTATTTCTTGGGTTTTATGAATATACAGCCAGTCTTGTAAATCGATTTTGGTGATTGAGTCAGCGGTTAAGCGCAGTGGGACAAAGCTTGCTTGAGGCGACGAAGCTACCTTTGGGCTGTGTTCGATTTGGTTTGCCGCATTATGTTTGGCAGTATTGATGTTATCAGGCGCAGTAGCCTGTGCCCAAGTTGCAAAAAATCCTATCCATATCGTGATGATAAATAAACTAACTAGCGCAAAAAGTCCTTTAGCGTTCAACCCGTTGTGTCTCCAACACAGTATCTTCAAGATTAAAAAATGCTTGGCTATTATCATAGCAGTGTTTAGCCAATTGTTCAGGGCATTGATCGCGTAACTTTGCCATAGTTTCAACAATATAGGGTAAATACTGTGGCAAGTTCTTACTCGATTTTGGTTTAGGGCGCATGCTTCTTGGCAGCAAGTAAGGGCTGTCAGTTTCTGCCATTAGGCGGTTGTTTGGGATCAGTGGAACTAACTGTGCTAATTCCTGGCCGCGGCGTTCATCGCATATCCAACCTGTAATACCAATATACAAGTCTTGCTGTAAGCACGCTTCTAGTTCAACTTGAGTGCCAGTAAAACAGTGTAACAGTGCTCTAGGCAGCTCAGGTCGGTAGTCCTTGAGGATATCAATAAAGTCATCGTGCGCCTCACGGCAATGCATTAACACTGGCATGTTAAGCTCACAGGCGATTTCAAGCTGTTTAGCAAATACGTCTCGCTGCAGATCTCGCGGTGAAAAATCGCGGTTATAATCCAGGCCGCATTCACCAATTGCAACTACCTCAGGTTTTGCCGCCAAGGTTATGATGCTTTGGCGGCTATGCTGATCCCAATCTTTAGCATGATGTGGATGCACGCCCGCAGTGCTGAACAGTTTTCCGGGGTGGGCAGAGCAAAGTCGTTGAGACTCGATGCTCTCATCGATATCGCTACCGATAACAATCAAGGGAGACACACCCACATTAGCCGCGTCACTAATCACACTGTCGATATGGTTAGCTAATTGCGGGCTTAGGATGTTCACCGCGATGTCGATATGCTGCACCACTATTTAACTCTTTTTACTCTCGTGGTGCTGTTGCGGTCTTCAACGCCAAGATTAAATGAGCCAAACATCCCTGTTTCAATGCTGACAACTTGCCCTGGTTTTAACTTGTAGCGGCGAGATTCACTCTGTTTCCATACCTGCCCATTATCTAACGTAATAATAAAGGCGTCATATGGGTCTTTTTTTACATTAACTATGGTGGCGGAGATTTTCTCAACCTCCTCTTCTACTTTCTTTTTGAGGCCAAACTCTTGCTGCTGGCTAGTGATTGATTCTGATACTGAAGCTGTGCTTACCGAGGCTGTATTTGCAACAACTACTGGCGGGGCTTGTTCGGTCGAGTTTGCAACTGGTTGAATGGACATAGTGCCCACTGAAGCTGCTAGCTTGTCGTAACAAATTAGCCTATCTAATTTATCTTGTACGCCACCACACTGAATTAGTTGTTGCTCTAACGAGGTATTTGCCAACACTGGCATGGCACAAAAAGAAGTGATAAATGCGGTGGTTATCCAACGAAGCTTCATAAAAACCGTCCTGTTGTTTTTGTTATGGCATAAAAAAGGGTGGAAACCCACCCTTTAGATAACGCGATGCTTGTTATGTCAGCCTGATTACTGATTAAGAATCCTCACTTGCGGTGGGCTCTTCTTCGTCATCGCCTTTGGGTGTGTACATCCTAGCAGCAATCAAACCGCCTTCAAATAGCAGTAGCATAGGAATTGCCAGCATGGTTTGCGAGATAATGTCAGGCGGTGTTAACAGCATGCCAATAACAAACGCACCTACGATAATGTAAGGACGTTTTGTTTGTAGCTCTTGTGGTGTTGTCACACCTGCCCAGCAAAGTAGTACCACAGCAACTGGGATTTCAAAGGCTAAACCAAAGGCAAAAAACAGCTTTAAAATAAAGCTTAAATAGCTGCTTATGTCGGTTGCGACTTCAACTCCCTCTGGAGCTACACTGGTGAAAAAGCCAAAGACCACTGGGAACACCACGTAATACGCGAATGCTATACCAAGATAAAACAGCAGTGTACTACTGACGAGCAATGGCACAACTAAGCGTTTTTCGTGCTTATAAAGTCCAGGGGCGATAAACGACCAGATTTGGAATAACACATAAGGTATTGCCACAAAAAATGACAGTACTAAGGTTAATTTAAACGGCGCAAAGAACGGCGCTGCAACGTCTGTGGCAATCATGCTGCCGGTTTCTGGCAGAGATTGCATCAATGGCGTTGCGACATATTGATAGATATCGTTCGCCCAATATACGGTGGCGACGAATACTAGCAATACGCTGGCAATTGCTCTTAGCAGCTTGGTTCTTAATTCAAGCAAATGACTAATAAGAGGTTGCTGTTGCGACATGAATTATCCGTTAGGTTTTGAGCTAGTCTCGCTGTTGTCAGCGCTTTTACTCGAGGTTTCCTGAGTATCGCTTGCCGTAGATTTTGGCTTGATACTAGGTGTAGTAGCTGATGAGTCATCGTCAACTTGGTAAGGACGATTAACCGATTGAGCCGCTTCTTTTAGTTGGTCGATAGACTGTTGCAACTCAGGAGAAAGGTTAGATAAACCTTTGTTTTCTGCCTTTTTCAGATCTGAGTGTAGCTGCTCAATCTGCAGCTCTTGCTCCAGTTCATCTTTAACAGAGTTAGCCATGCGTTTCATCGCACGGATCCAACCTGTGATTGAGCGAACTGCGACGGGTAATCTTTCGGGGCCAAGTACCACTAGCCCCAATATGCCTATCAGCAGCAGCTCCATAAAGCCGATACCGTCAAACATAATCGATTACGCCTGTTCTTTATCCTTAGACTCAGGCTTTTTTTCTTCAGCCTGTTGTGAAGTTTGTGCAACTTCTTTTTCTTCTAGTGCTTTTTTGTCTTCGTCAGACATGGCGTTCTTGAAGCCTTTCACTGCCCCACCAAGATCACCACCAAGCGAACGTAGTTTCTTCGTTCCGAATAGTAATACGACAATTAACGCAATAATAAGAAGCTGCCAAATACTGATGCCGCCCATGAAGATTTCCTCTTAAAAAATGAGATGTAATTTGTTACTTAAATTGTCAAACAATGGCAACTTTCGTTACTGGGGTAAGATGATAGTGCCAAATAATTTAAGTATTATGAACTTCTAATAAATAAGTGCTAGCTAAAATTTACGATTCTTTGGTCTAGATCTCCATCCGACCAGCCATAACACCGTACCTAAGCTAATGCTTACATAAGCTGGCCATAGTGTAACGCTTTGAGTAAATAATATTGTGCCACAGATCAACAATACGGCAGAAGTGATTAATAGATATTGGCTTTTGTGAGATTTTTGTTGGAAATTCAGGTATCTATCTAACATTTGTTGCTGGGTTCCCAGCAGTTTTCGGCCCATTTTCAGGTTATCGATAACCAGTTCAGGGATTTCCGGAAGCTTATCGGACCAATAAGGGATATTGGCTTTTACTTTATTATACATAGCTTTAGGGCCAACTTGCTCCGACATCCACTCTTCTAAAAACGGTTTTGCTGTTTGCCAAAGATCAAGTTGTGGGTAGAGTTGCCTTCCTAAGCCTTCGATATAAAGTAAGGTTTTTTCAAGTAATACCAACTGTGGTTGTACCACAATGTCAAACTGACGCGCGGTTCTAAATAGCTCAAGTAGCACGTGACCAAATGAGATTTCATCAAGCGGCTTGTTGAACATAGGCTCACACACAACTTTAACAGCTTGTTCAAACGCCAGCACATCGGTGTTTTCAGATACCCAACCTGACTCAATGTAAAGCTGAGCAATGCGGTGATAGTCGCGGTTGAAAAAGGCTAAGAAGTTCTCTGCAAGGTAGCGCTTATCTTGTTCGGTTAAGGTACCCATAATCCCGCAATCGAGCCCGATGTAATAAGGGTTTTCTGGGTGCTCCTCGCTAATGAAAATATTGCCAGGATGCATATCAGCATGGAAGAAGTTATCGCGAAATACTTGAGTGAAAAACAGTTCAACGCCGCGTTCAGCCAGCAGTTTTAGGTTGGTCCCCTGGGCTTTTAATGCGTCAGTGTCAGATACAGGAATACCATAAACACGCTCCATCACCATCAGGCGAGGGTAGCAGTGT
This DNA window, taken from Shewanella maritima, encodes the following:
- a CDS encoding sensor domain-containing diguanylate cyclase codes for the protein MNAKGLFALVSLFIITIWIGFFATWAQATAPDNINTAKHNAANQIEHSPKVASSPQASFVPLRLTADSITKIDLQDWLYIHKTQEISKLPSILSEPISQWQALKQDANHRIGVKNIWVAMSIYNPDDEMLSRIIALDNPLLDSIKLYHFIDGKITNFERMGDTLPFNQRPLHSNIFLYPFDIEPQQTHTFYLRIDTKGNMNLPMTLWSPNDLTETMESSNLLHGIQIGMLLAIAVFSLFIALASGSYSYSYYCGYVLGISLMIITLHGVGFQFIWPESPKLQQHVLIIILPIILAFSLMFTEKVLQLKYRNINMLRTCRILAVSSLALSLLLPLIDYSVSLYIVFITIMVTLSWMAGVALVQSLSGIRNATLYFIARLGLLTGGMVSGLLYFGILDLNWKLQTPVTFGLTFEVIIMAAVLAIRYNEERKDKLRIQQKALEQAERIRQNREEAVRIEEETNERLENMVQERTLELEVTLRELNDVNQKLTEQSTTDPLTGVKNRHAFDKRLVAEGRISRRQQTPMGLLMVDIDKFKPINDQYGHLAGDSTIQAIAKTLSAQIKRPTDLVSRFGGEEFAIILPNTTKQGAMVVAEQMRKAVSELQIHWQGQSFPLTISIGVCVAIIEDETHPMQLLDQADKALYDAKRSGRNKVCYFEQTTE
- a CDS encoding TatD family hydrolase, translated to MVQHIDIAVNILSPQLANHIDSVISDAANVGVSPLIVIGSDIDESIESQRLCSAHPGKLFSTAGVHPHHAKDWDQHSRQSIITLAAKPEVVAIGECGLDYNRDFSPRDLQRDVFAKQLEIACELNMPVLMHCREAHDDFIDILKDYRPELPRALLHCFTGTQVELEACLQQDLYIGITGWICDERRGQELAQLVPLIPNNRLMAETDSPYLLPRSMRPKPKSSKNLPQYLPYIVETMAKLRDQCPEQLAKHCYDNSQAFFNLEDTVLETQRVER
- the tatC gene encoding twin-arginine translocase subunit TatC, producing MSQQQPLISHLLELRTKLLRAIASVLLVFVATVYWANDIYQYVATPLMQSLPETGSMIATDVAAPFFAPFKLTLVLSFFVAIPYVLFQIWSFIAPGLYKHEKRLVVPLLVSSTLLFYLGIAFAYYVVFPVVFGFFTSVAPEGVEVATDISSYLSFILKLFFAFGLAFEIPVAVVLLCWAGVTTPQELQTKRPYIIVGAFVIGMLLTPPDIISQTMLAIPMLLLFEGGLIAARMYTPKGDDEEEPTASEDS
- the tatB gene encoding Sec-independent protein translocase protein TatB, whose protein sequence is MFDGIGFMELLLIGILGLVVLGPERLPVAVRSITGWIRAMKRMANSVKDELEQELQIEQLHSDLKKAENKGLSNLSPELQQSIDQLKEAAQSVNRPYQVDDDSSATTPSIKPKSTASDTQETSSKSADNSETSSKPNG
- the tatA gene encoding Sec-independent protein translocase subunit TatA, which gives rise to MGGISIWQLLIIALIVVLLFGTKKLRSLGGDLGGAVKGFKNAMSDEDKKALEEKEVAQTSQQAEEKKPESKDKEQA
- the ubiB gene encoding ubiquinone biosynthesis regulatory protein kinase UbiB, with the translated sequence MTIASIKRGYQVIKTILNYGLDDLISKHKAPWYFRMARASLFWLRNKHKDKTSAERLKLAMQELGPVYIKLGQMLSTRRDLLDDEWAYQLAMLQDRVPPFDSALARQAIEEELKAPIESLFDNFDETPLASASISQVHTATLKSNGKEVVLKVLRPNVEQKIRADLLMMSQGANMLERILGEGNRLRPAEVIEDYQITILGELNLKLEALNAIKLRNNFLDSDALYIPYVYEEHCYPRLMVMERVYGIPVSDTDALKAQGTNLKLLAERGVELFFTQVFRDNFFHADMHPGNIFISEEHPENPYYIGLDCGIMGTLTEQDKRYLAENFLAFFNRDYHRIAQLYIESGWVSENTDVLAFEQAVKVVCEPMFNKPLDEISFGHVLLELFRTARQFDIVVQPQLVLLEKTLLYIEGLGRQLYPQLDLWQTAKPFLEEWMSEQVGPKAMYNKVKANIPYWSDKLPEIPELVIDNLKMGRKLLGTQQQMLDRYLNFQQKSHKSQYLLITSAVLLICGTILFTQSVTLWPAYVSISLGTVLWLVGWRSRPKNRKF